atatgttatgtaagCAGCATCTCTGAAAAGTATACATCCCAAGAGGGAAACTAAGATTATATTCGTAAAAAGATTATATTTTGCCTTCATAAATAGCAGCATTTGATTTCGCCGTTCCCCAAACCGGTAGTACTAAATGAAAAACGCTTAATGCTTATTGgctaaacagaaaaaaggaacCTTTCTATTGGCCAAAATCTCTGTCGATCTTAATTTACGTCACACACCCGGAACAGTTTCTTCTAGCACTGTCAACATCCCTCGTAAACAGAAAGTTATTTATCACTGATTGAGTAGAGTTTTGGATATATAACAAATTCttactttttttcttctcatcATTTGTCGACGTATCGTCTGGCGGCGGTTGTGACTCCTCTTTTGGCGTTTCTGTTGGGGACTCTGCATTGTCAGACATCTTCAGGTGACCACTCTGGCTGTGGTTACCACCCACCTGAACAAGCCTAGCGATTGGGTGCGTACAATGGCTGCTATTGCCTCTAAGAACCGTCAATCACGAAGACACGTAATTCTATTGGTCAATGGGCGGTGGGCGCTGCTGTGTTTATCAAAGGCTGTAGAACTTGTGTGTCTTCCTCATACACTGTAGCTACATGCTAGGTTAgttgttcttttttttcacattGGAATTGTTAAATTGCTTATCACGAATGTGGAAGTTGATTGTCTATTGATTTAATCTTGTGCACGTTTTTGTTAAATATTGCATGCATTCCTACTCTTTCGCTTCAACTAAAATAGCATGTTGTGTTCGTTTCTCATAACACAATCACATAGGACATTATACTTTAACCTGACAGCTGAACTTACTACAGCCCTGTTTGACTCCATTACCTAGTCCTCTACCTCTACCAGACACAAGGACCATTCAGACAACAGCAGTAAGTTCACTTTAATGTTTCTTTATATTACGTTTAGCTCAAATGACCGTAGCTATATTTCGCCATGTCACTCTAATTCAATTGTGTTCAGCTGAGACGGTTCTCATTGTTATAAAGACAATGCCATTCACCATTGACGAAATATTTCGTACAAGGAAGAGAACCTATTTCCTTTAAAAGTAGACACAAATTGGAAAAACATAATTTGAATGCAAAATGTATGTCAAACAGAATTGCATACATGACATTGCATGGGGGATATTATTAAAACTTCAATGctattttaaactgcagtggCCAATCCACTGTGTTGTTCCTGACCTTAAATCTGTACCTCCTTTTCTGTTAACTTGCTCTTCCAGTGGCAAGCATTGGCCGGCTCTCCACCAAGGATGCAGTGCTCCTCCTGTGTGACATGCAGGAGAAGTTCAGACCCAACATCTTCCAATTTCCCAACATTGTCAACAATGCAGCCAGATTGCTCAAGGTTGGAAATACTCACCATCACAGAATCACGCAAGTAGCTGTCAACCATACCAGTAATCAGCTTCCTATATTTATTATGAACTATTAATTATATCTCACTTCACAGGCCAGTCGTGTTCTCGGCATCCCTGCCATTTTAACAGAGCAGTACCCTAAAGGCTTGGGTCTCACTGTACCAGAGCTGGAGGCAGGTGACCTGACTGCTTATGCTAAAACCTCTTTCACCATGATGATAGACGAGGTGGAGAAGCAGATGCAGGCCCTCGGGAACCCCAAGCAGGCTATACTGTGTGGAATAGAGGCACACGCCTGTATTGCAGTAAGACCACATCACTGTTCAAATGTCATAATATAAttacattatttgtaatacatacattatttgaaatgtattttaaatatgTTCCTTTGTTATAGTTTTTGTAAATCACAATTACTTGCAGGTTTTATTCTCCAGTTGGTTTGCCTACTGTTCTTAAAGATGCCAGATCTTGCTCATACATATCATATTTGTCTTATGCATTCTTGCATGGATTTTTGATTGAAATAAAA
This genomic window from Pseudochaenichthys georgianus chromosome 16, fPseGeo1.2, whole genome shotgun sequence contains:
- the isoc2 gene encoding isochorismatase domain-containing protein 2, coding for MASIGRLSTKDAVLLLCDMQEKFRPNIFQFPNIVNNAARLLKASRVLGIPAILTEQYPKGLGLTVPELEAGDLTAYAKTSFTMMIDEVEKQMQALGNPKQAILCGIEAHACIACTTYDLLEKGIEVHIVADAVSSRSQTDRLFALSRLKQSGAFLTTTEAVLLQLVQDAKHPNFKEIQRLLAHPSPDTGLLSFFSAL